The Emcibacteraceae bacterium genome window below encodes:
- a CDS encoding PLP-dependent aminotransferase family protein — translation MNKTLYSQIAAKIAEQIENEVYLPGDKLPSIRKACQQFKVSVSTIQQAYTQLENLYLAEARPQSGYYVLAQNENLTEEPEMTDTGTPIPVSVNDGIFQVIKETEKFKYNFGAAYPHPDFLPVAQLQKTIRKISRHYLKEVLTTGSSIDVNLLLRRQLAQRMTYAGCQLSAADIVTTSGCKDALSLCLNAVAKKGDIIAIESPAFPGLLQTIEALEMNALEIPTHPKEGISIDALKLALEQWPIKACALIPTYNNPLGSSMPEDNRKALIELLKMREIPLIEDDLFGDLGTYGRRANALKSYDRDGLVLNCSSVSKSLGPGLKVGWISPGRYLKKIQKLKFLNSVTESTLSQMIVAEYFATGNYDKHIRRIRNIYAQNRKLMAACILEHFPKGTTISNPSGGYMLWVGLPAGFNTWKLYNLAIKDKISFLPGILFSPTGKYNNFLRLNAAIPWNSETKNAIIKLAKLSSQAID, via the coding sequence ATGAACAAAACCCTCTATAGCCAAATTGCTGCCAAAATTGCCGAACAGATTGAAAATGAAGTTTACCTGCCCGGGGATAAATTACCCTCAATCAGAAAAGCATGTCAGCAATTTAAGGTTAGCGTTTCAACCATTCAGCAGGCCTATACCCAGCTTGAAAATTTATATCTTGCGGAAGCGAGGCCCCAGTCCGGTTATTATGTTCTGGCACAGAATGAAAATCTGACCGAGGAACCGGAAATGACCGATACGGGAACACCGATCCCGGTTTCGGTAAATGACGGTATTTTTCAGGTGATCAAGGAAACGGAAAAATTTAAGTATAATTTTGGTGCGGCTTATCCTCATCCCGATTTTCTGCCCGTTGCTCAGCTGCAAAAAACGATCCGGAAAATTTCAAGACACTATTTAAAGGAAGTCTTGACGACAGGCTCATCGATTGATGTTAATTTACTGCTCAGGCGCCAGCTGGCCCAGCGAATGACCTATGCCGGATGTCAACTGTCTGCCGCTGATATTGTCACGACAAGCGGATGCAAGGATGCCCTTTCCCTGTGCCTGAATGCTGTTGCAAAAAAAGGAGACATAATCGCTATTGAATCTCCGGCATTTCCCGGGCTTCTTCAAACCATTGAAGCCTTGGAAATGAATGCACTGGAAATCCCGACTCATCCGAAAGAAGGGATCAGCATTGATGCTTTAAAGCTGGCCCTTGAACAATGGCCGATCAAAGCCTGCGCCCTGATCCCCACTTATAATAATCCGCTTGGATCATCCATGCCCGAGGATAATAGAAAGGCATTGATTGAACTTCTTAAGATGCGCGAAATACCGCTGATTGAAGATGATCTTTTCGGTGACCTTGGCACCTATGGACGACGCGCAAATGCGCTTAAATCCTATGACCGGGATGGACTGGTACTCAATTGTTCATCTGTATCAAAATCATTGGGCCCGGGGCTAAAAGTCGGATGGATTTCTCCGGGGCGGTATTTAAAAAAAATTCAGAAACTTAAATTTTTAAACAGCGTAACGGAATCAACCTTATCACAAATGATTGTCGCTGAGTATTTTGCGACAGGCAATTATGACAAACATATTCGGCGTATCCGGAATATTTATGCCCAGAATAGAAAACTGATGGCCGCATGCATTTTGGAACATTTCCCCAAAGGCACAACAATTTCAAATCCATCCGGCGGGTATATGCTTTGGGTGGGACTACCTGCCGGATTTAATACCTGGAAACTTTATAATCTGGCGATTAAAGACAAAATCTCATTTCTACCGGGTATATTATTTTCCCCGACAGGCAAATATAATAATTTTTTACGCCTTAATGCCGCTATCCCCTGGAACAGTGAAACTAAAAACGCCATTATAAAATTGGCAAAACTATCATCCCAAGCAATAGATTGA
- a CDS encoding sodium-dependent transporter, whose amino-acid sequence MSDNVTANEHWSSQFAFILAALGSAIGLGNLWRFPYLVGENGGGAFIIIYLAFILVISIPALIATIMVGRRGQCNPILCLEKVSTQEGLSPKWGALGWLLVLSAYFLLTVFSVVASWILDFLSFAITDGFDGINASNAGMLYDNIKANPVRMSMWHGVFMGLIMFIVGKGIRKGIEKAVKMIMPALFIIQFCLVIYSLINGNAAAAIDFLFTPDFSKINMSVILLAVGQALLTLSVGGAGMLVYGAYIGDNVSIPRSSLVIAGMDTVVALLAGLMIFPIVFQYGLVPDQGPGLMFVTLPVAFGQMPGGDFFAILFFTLLLLAALSTGLSMFEPVVAWFKDQRGVSRVAGALIVGIATWLVGLFNVFSFNIWSEIRPLSFISSLKDLTIFGSVEYLTANLAMPLGSILISIFVGWMITEKMRREEFTNNTNPTYYKYWHFIVRYLVPSAIAIVFIASFYN is encoded by the coding sequence ATGTCAGATAATGTTACCGCAAATGAACACTGGTCTTCTCAATTTGCATTTATTCTTGCGGCACTGGGCAGTGCAATCGGACTAGGAAATTTGTGGCGTTTCCCGTATCTGGTTGGTGAGAATGGCGGCGGGGCCTTTATAATCATTTATCTGGCATTCATTCTGGTAATTTCCATTCCTGCCCTTATTGCCACAATTATGGTTGGTCGTCGCGGCCAGTGCAACCCGATACTTTGTCTTGAAAAAGTATCCACGCAGGAAGGATTAAGCCCTAAATGGGGGGCTCTTGGCTGGCTGCTGGTTTTAAGTGCTTATTTTTTGCTGACCGTTTTCAGTGTTGTTGCCAGCTGGATTCTTGATTTTCTATCTTTTGCTATAACTGACGGTTTTGACGGTATTAATGCGTCAAATGCCGGAATGCTTTATGACAATATCAAAGCAAACCCGGTGCGTATGTCGATGTGGCACGGGGTCTTTATGGGACTTATTATGTTCATTGTCGGTAAAGGCATCCGTAAGGGAATTGAAAAAGCGGTGAAGATGATCATGCCGGCTTTATTTATCATTCAGTTTTGCCTGGTAATTTATTCACTTATAAACGGGAATGCGGCCGCCGCAATTGATTTTCTGTTTACCCCGGATTTCAGCAAAATTAACATGTCTGTGATCCTGCTTGCTGTCGGGCAGGCACTTCTGACATTAAGCGTCGGCGGTGCAGGGATGCTGGTTTATGGTGCCTATATCGGCGATAATGTTTCAATTCCACGTTCAAGTCTGGTTATCGCCGGAATGGATACGGTTGTTGCACTTTTGGCGGGGCTGATGATTTTCCCCATAGTTTTCCAATATGGTCTTGTGCCGGATCAGGGACCAGGGTTAATGTTTGTGACCCTTCCGGTTGCCTTCGGGCAAATGCCGGGCGGTGATTTTTTTGCAATTCTGTTTTTTACGCTTCTGTTGCTGGCGGCTCTTAGTACCGGCCTATCCATGTTTGAACCGGTGGTGGCATGGTTTAAGGACCAGCGCGGTGTAAGCCGCGTGGCCGGAGCACTGATCGTTGGCATTGCGACATGGCTGGTAGGGCTTTTTAATGTTTTTTCCTTTAATATCTGGTCGGAAATCAGACCGCTTTCATTTATCAGTTCATTAAAAGATCTGACCATATTCGGCTCGGTAGAATATCTGACGGCTAATCTTGCGATGCCATTGGGGTCAATATTAATATCCATTTTTGTCGGCTGGATGATCACGGAAAAAATGCGGCGCGAGGAATTCACCAACAACACCAACCCAACATATTATAAATACTGGCATTTTATCGTGCGCTATCTTGTGCCAAGTGCTATTGCAATTGTATTTATCGCCAGTTTCTATAATTAA
- a CDS encoding class I SAM-dependent methyltransferase — protein MKPDSQEKQLIEQQKTHFNSIAGKYKEARSGEKHLLIKQLIWHHCLKGLAFDKAKKYKVLEAMCGFAEGRTLIIDHLGLDIDYSGFDYSDVVVNDLKSQHPDLDIRQEDATRFQPEADNFDIIILIGGLHHVPNHAAQVVKNLSGGLKKGGMFINFEPTYGNPVTKWVRRKIYQKNPLFDEETERDFAVSELKGFFKNAGFNPLRLHYPGLLSYVLFYNPDAFPLLNIGGKWLVKLTFLIDRLFYANFIGACFSFATLSVWRKD, from the coding sequence ATGAAACCCGACAGTCAGGAAAAGCAGCTTATTGAGCAGCAGAAGACCCATTTTAATTCAATCGCCGGAAAATATAAGGAAGCCAGAAGCGGCGAAAAACATCTGCTGATCAAGCAATTGATCTGGCACCACTGTCTTAAAGGGCTGGCGTTCGATAAGGCCAAAAAATATAAAGTGCTTGAAGCCATGTGTGGATTTGCCGAAGGACGAACCCTGATTATCGATCATCTGGGGCTGGATATTGACTATAGTGGATTTGATTATAGTGATGTTGTGGTGAATGATTTAAAATCTCAACATCCGGACCTTGATATCCGGCAGGAAGATGCGACCAGATTTCAACCGGAAGCAGATAATTTTGACATAATCATTCTCATCGGCGGGCTTCATCATGTCCCAAACCATGCGGCACAGGTTGTTAAGAACTTAAGCGGCGGGCTTAAAAAGGGCGGCATGTTCATTAATTTCGAACCGACTTACGGCAACCCGGTTACAAAGTGGGTGCGCCGGAAAATATATCAGAAGAACCCACTTTTTGATGAAGAAACAGAGCGGGATTTTGCCGTTTCCGAACTAAAAGGCTTTTTTAAAAATGCCGGTTTTAATCCGCTGCGCCTGCATTATCCCGGACTTTTATCCTATGTACTGTTTTATAATCCCGATGCGTTTCCACTTTTAAATATAGGTGGCAAGTGGCTGGTGAAGCTGACATTTCTGATTGACCGGCTTTTTTATGCCAATTTCATCGGGGCCTGTTTTTCATTCGCCACTCTTTCCGTCTGGCGGAAAGATTAG
- a CDS encoding amino acid permease: protein MSLQRKLGFTTIFAIVTGNIIGSGLFFTPGELAAVAEAEWQVYFFWALCGFIVLCGALTYAELSILLPRPGVMYHSLNEAYGPFAGFFQGWVQILISGPGSIAGASIFFGELANQVLGIENNELRLMWGVLAIIFFAIVNLQGISMGGKTQVIITTAKLAGIMGLIIGAIFFASPIEWVSETAKATTEIDLWSTMQFIGLGVGIVLFTYDGWADASHLAGEVKNPKKNLPLGIGIGVMAVIAIYLLINYAFLSVVPLDFMRDNPTIVATTVAEAAFGSKGAIVIQILIWISIFGAIGGLVMSIPRLYYATVSDFTEDASKTFMGPFFKALSYLSPKTSVPSGSIIYSAVMAIIFLLFFGTFAKIVNFLVVPLQFINIWIVSSIFILRPRLSKPDDFKTPLYPLVPLIFIFTMSILIISALIYNTEQSLYGIALSLTSIPVYFILKNAKSKP from the coding sequence ATGAGCCTGCAGAGAAAGCTTGGATTTACCACCATATTCGCCATCGTGACCGGAAATATTATCGGCTCCGGATTATTCTTTACCCCGGGCGAACTGGCCGCGGTTGCCGAAGCAGAATGGCAGGTTTATTTCTTCTGGGCCTTATGCGGTTTTATTGTTCTTTGCGGTGCCCTGACCTATGCCGAGCTTTCCATTCTTCTGCCGCGTCCCGGGGTAATGTATCATTCGCTTAACGAAGCTTATGGCCCATTTGCCGGCTTTTTTCAGGGCTGGGTGCAGATTCTGATCAGCGGTCCCGGGTCAATTGCCGGGGCATCCATATTTTTTGGCGAACTGGCCAATCAGGTTCTTGGCATTGAAAATAATGAACTCAGGCTTATGTGGGGGGTCCTGGCCATTATATTTTTTGCCATTGTCAACCTTCAGGGCATATCAATGGGTGGTAAAACCCAGGTGATCATTACCACCGCCAAACTGGCCGGGATCATGGGGCTTATTATCGGGGCCATATTTTTTGCTTCCCCCATCGAATGGGTCAGTGAAACGGCAAAAGCAACAACGGAAATTGATCTTTGGAGTACGATGCAGTTTATCGGCCTTGGTGTCGGCATTGTTCTTTTCACCTATGACGGCTGGGCCGACGCCTCACATTTGGCCGGCGAAGTTAAGAACCCAAAAAAGAATTTACCGCTTGGTATCGGTATTGGTGTGATGGCCGTGATAGCCATTTATCTTTTGATTAATTATGCCTTCTTAAGCGTGGTGCCGCTTGACTTCATGCGCGATAATCCAACTATTGTTGCGACCACCGTGGCTGAAGCGGCTTTTGGATCAAAAGGGGCAATAGTCATCCAGATCCTTATATGGATTTCCATATTCGGAGCTATCGGCGGGCTGGTCATGTCCATCCCGCGGCTCTATTATGCCACCGTATCCGACTTTACCGAGGATGCCTCAAAAACATTCATGGGTCCGTTTTTTAAGGCGCTATCCTATCTTTCGCCGAAAACATCGGTGCCGTCAGGATCAATCATTTATTCGGCGGTAATGGCGATTATCTTCCTGCTGTTTTTTGGAACCTTTGCCAAAATCGTCAATTTTCTGGTGGTGCCGCTCCAGTTTATCAATATCTGGATTGTTTCCAGCATATTTATCTTGCGTCCGCGCTTAAGCAAACCTGACGATTTTAAAACGCCACTTTACCCGCTTGTGCCGCTGATTTTCATTTTTACAATGTCAATTCTAATCATAAGCGCACTTATTTATAACACGGAACAAAGCCTTTATGGCATTGCGCTGTCTCTAACCTCCATCCCTGTTTATTTCATTCTAAAGAACGCAAAATCAAAACCATGA
- a CDS encoding PfkB family carbohydrate kinase, translating to MKIACVGDCGVDRYLPSNRLLPGGITANFTRQARRCFKPDDEINIISMVGDDDPEARVAVDAVNIDGINCYINTHPGSTPVQYIEIGERGEKIFTRYDPGILEYFDLNNMQRDVIQHADLVMTPVYWQIHNVFEKVLASPISGTLAVDFSDFSTDPDFDLLERNIEKIDIAFFGLNHNQTEMISRITTIAENTNKLMVITLGDMGSIAIIGQIKISHPAVPVDQVVDTTGAGDAFAAGFLSSYMHDQKIDLALEKGAIIAAETIQHVGSVPT from the coding sequence ATGAAAATAGCATGCGTCGGCGATTGCGGGGTTGATCGCTATCTTCCCTCAAACAGGCTTCTTCCCGGTGGTATCACCGCCAATTTCACACGCCAGGCACGCCGCTGCTTCAAGCCGGATGATGAAATCAACATTATTTCCATGGTCGGTGATGATGACCCGGAAGCCAGGGTTGCAGTGGACGCCGTCAATATCGACGGTATCAATTGCTACATTAATACCCATCCGGGTTCCACGCCCGTACAATATATTGAGATCGGGGAAAGGGGGGAAAAAATTTTTACCAGATACGACCCCGGTATCCTTGAATATTTTGATCTGAACAATATGCAGCGGGATGTGATACAACATGCCGATCTGGTGATGACCCCGGTTTACTGGCAAATCCATAATGTTTTTGAAAAAGTTCTCGCCTCGCCCATCTCTGGCACACTGGCCGTTGATTTTTCGGATTTTTCCACCGATCCTGATTTCGACCTGCTTGAACGAAACATCGAAAAAATAGATATCGCCTTTTTCGGTCTAAACCATAATCAGACTGAAATGATCAGCCGCATAACCACAATTGCAGAAAATACAAATAAGCTGATGGTCATTACGTTAGGGGATATGGGCAGTATCGCCATAATAGGGCAAATTAAAATCAGCCACCCCGCCGTGCCCGTCGATCAGGTGGTTGATACCACCGGAGCCGGCGATGCCTTCGCTGCCGGATTTTTATCAAGCTATATGCATGATCAGAAAATTGATCTGGCCCTTGAAAAAGGCGCGATCATCGCCGCCGAAACCATTCAGCATGTCGGTTCGGTCCCGACCTGA
- a CDS encoding arginine deiminase family protein: MGNMSWGVKSAHGNLKSVLMHRPGVEIDVVTEENKKVFNFDEPVNREIFQSEYDIMVGQFNSHGVDPVFLTDVLKDDEDSINYIKHRPNMTYTRDLAAVFKTGAVLMGPHLLGRWGDQDIVGRALKKLGIPILGSIDCPSFLEGGGVTMIGDNTVVASICDRANQSGTRDLRNLVLGENAKYFLEVPLPPGHIHIDGLYMTLNDDLAICHSPALNILPCKLYQAGVSEPRHIMFNEFLGERGINIIEINEEEMRGGHLNLVVTHQGKKAIGFECAERLSNEMAKYGWEVSTFPSDTLFKGNGGAHCMTMPMHVT; this comes from the coding sequence ATGGGGAATATGTCATGGGGCGTAAAAAGCGCCCATGGAAACCTTAAATCAGTTCTGATGCACCGTCCCGGTGTTGAAATAGATGTCGTTACCGAAGAAAATAAAAAAGTTTTTAATTTTGATGAACCCGTGAACCGCGAAATATTCCAGTCGGAATATGACATTATGGTGGGACAGTTTAACAGCCATGGTGTTGATCCGGTTTTTCTGACAGATGTCCTTAAAGACGACGAAGACAGCATCAATTATATAAAACACCGCCCGAACATGACCTATACACGCGACCTTGCCGCGGTGTTTAAAACCGGTGCCGTCCTGATGGGACCGCACCTGCTTGGACGCTGGGGTGATCAGGATATTGTCGGCCGTGCCTTAAAAAAACTGGGCATTCCCATTCTTGGCTCAATTGATTGCCCGTCCTTTCTTGAAGGGGGCGGTGTTACGATGATCGGTGATAACACGGTTGTGGCCTCCATATGTGACCGCGCCAATCAGTCAGGGACCCGGGATCTGCGTAATCTGGTGCTGGGTGAAAATGCTAAATATTTTCTGGAAGTGCCGCTGCCACCCGGTCATATTCATATTGACGGGCTTTATATGACCCTTAATGATGATCTGGCAATCTGCCACAGCCCTGCCCTTAATATACTGCCATGCAAACTGTATCAGGCTGGCGTTTCCGAGCCACGCCATATCATGTTTAATGAATTCCTTGGCGAACGGGGCATTAATATCATTGAAATTAATGAGGAAGAAATGCGTGGCGGCCATCTTAATCTGGTAGTGACACATCAGGGTAAAAAAGCAATAGGTTTTGAATGCGCGGAGCGCCTTTCAAATGAAATGGCTAAATACGGGTGGGAAGTTTCAACCTTCCCCTCAGATACCCTATTCAAAGGGAACGGGGGTGCCCACTGCATGACAATGCCCATGCATGTAACTTAA
- a CDS encoding BtpA/SgcQ family protein — protein sequence MTNFKSLFKNEKPIIAMIHLPPLPDYENSPGMDAIIESALHDLSILEKYGIDGALIENEYDRPHRVKAEPQTIKAMTEVTKAVVKASRNCVIGVEILLNDANASLDVAKAAGAQFIRTDYFVDPMSRPEYGEFDIDPEAVIKYRKSIDAEDILIMADIQVKYAKMLVKRTIEQSAKLATDHHADAVVVSGDATGDAPVINDLINAGKGAGVPVIIGSGTDADNAVELLSHCDGAIVGTALMQDQIVNAARVEKLLKALGRL from the coding sequence ATGACCAATTTCAAATCGCTTTTTAAAAATGAAAAGCCAATCATTGCGATGATTCATTTACCACCGCTGCCGGATTATGAGAACTCCCCCGGTATGGATGCCATTATCGAAAGTGCCCTTCATGATTTAAGCATCCTTGAAAAATACGGCATTGACGGTGCGTTGATTGAAAATGAATATGACAGACCCCACCGGGTTAAGGCAGAACCGCAAACAATCAAGGCTATGACCGAAGTGACCAAAGCTGTGGTCAAGGCCAGTAGAAATTGTGTCATTGGTGTGGAAATACTCCTGAATGATGCTAATGCTTCCCTTGATGTAGCGAAAGCAGCCGGGGCACAGTTTATCCGAACCGACTATTTTGTTGACCCTATGTCCCGACCCGAATATGGCGAATTTGACATTGACCCGGAAGCGGTCATCAAATACCGGAAATCCATTGATGCAGAAGATATCCTGATCATGGCGGATATTCAGGTTAAATATGCAAAAATGCTTGTTAAACGCACCATAGAACAGTCGGCAAAACTGGCCACAGACCATCATGCAGATGCCGTCGTTGTCAGCGGTGATGCCACTGGTGATGCCCCGGTTATTAATGACCTGATCAATGCCGGCAAAGGCGCGGGTGTCCCCGTAATCATCGGCAGCGGCACCGATGCGGACAATGCTGTTGAGCTATTATCCCACTGCGACGGCGCCATTGTCGGCACGGCCCTGATGCAGGATCAAATTGTCAATGCAGCACGGGTCGAAAAATTACTGAAAGCTTTGGGAAGGCTATAA
- a CDS encoding amidohydrolase family protein, with product MSKVIDVHTHMYTAGWLDLLMRKGGPDLTVEVGLDSPWTVCYKGASFCVLEPPHFDFELRIKNMEKAGVDMAVVSMPPPGVLWGSRDESLEAAVMTNNEFAKAQVDFPEHIRWMAVLPWEHPDLAVEELKRACDLGAVAAIVHGSINGRHLTDPFFAPVWQELDDRSLPVLVHPTFPIGTELMELDRYALIASTGFMIDTTLCVSKMIFDGFFDRYPNLKLIASHAGATLPYLAGRFDRVFDTTARAKVKISRHPSEYLKHIYYDSVTYAQEALELCVHVGGEDHVLYGSDYPFNLGDMAGCLGRVNNLPEKTKHKIRSENAQRIFKI from the coding sequence ATGAGCAAAGTTATTGATGTACATACACATATGTATACGGCTGGCTGGCTTGATTTATTAATGAGGAAAGGGGGGCCTGATTTGACGGTGGAAGTCGGCCTCGATAGTCCTTGGACAGTATGCTACAAGGGGGCAAGCTTTTGTGTGTTGGAGCCGCCCCATTTTGATTTTGAGCTTCGTATTAAAAATATGGAAAAAGCGGGGGTGGATATGGCAGTTGTTTCAATGCCGCCTCCCGGTGTTTTGTGGGGCAGTCGTGATGAAAGCCTGGAAGCGGCAGTAATGACGAATAATGAATTTGCCAAGGCGCAGGTGGATTTTCCTGAACATATTCGCTGGATGGCTGTCCTGCCATGGGAACATCCTGATCTGGCGGTGGAGGAATTAAAACGGGCCTGTGATTTGGGGGCGGTGGCGGCGATTGTCCATGGCAGTATTAATGGGCGACATCTAACTGATCCTTTTTTTGCTCCCGTCTGGCAGGAGCTGGATGACCGGTCACTTCCGGTTCTGGTTCACCCGACTTTTCCAATCGGTACCGAACTGATGGAGCTTGATCGATATGCGTTGATCGCATCCACGGGATTTATGATTGATACAACACTCTGCGTTTCAAAAATGATTTTTGATGGTTTTTTTGACCGTTATCCTAACCTGAAGCTGATTGCTTCCCATGCCGGGGCAACGCTTCCGTATCTTGCCGGGCGGTTTGACCGTGTATTTGACACGACTGCACGGGCCAAGGTGAAAATCAGCAGGCATCCAAGTGAGTATTTAAAGCATATTTATTATGACAGCGTCACTTACGCGCAAGAAGCGCTTGAGCTATGCGTACATGTTGGCGGGGAAGATCATGTTCTTTATGGGTCCGACTATCCTTTTAACCTTGGGGACATGGCCGGATGCCTCGGCCGGGTAAATAATCTGCCGGAAAAAACAAAACATAAAATTCGCAGTGAAAATGCACAGCGTATATTTAAAATATAG
- a CDS encoding SMR family transporter: MTILSNILIMLVYIITSVTGLVFLKQSDGALISTKGIAGIFFYGLGFLIWYVIVTRIALSLAFPIAAGGLVVATQIAGYFILKENLSVSHLIGVALIIAGISFVATGETHI, translated from the coding sequence ATGACCATTCTGTCAAATATTTTAATTATGCTGGTCTACATCATCACGAGTGTCACCGGACTCGTTTTTCTTAAACAATCTGACGGGGCACTGATATCCACTAAGGGGATTGCCGGCATATTTTTTTACGGACTTGGCTTTCTGATCTGGTATGTGATTGTAACCAGAATTGCTTTATCCCTTGCCTTTCCCATTGCGGCAGGTGGACTTGTGGTCGCCACCCAGATCGCCGGATATTTTATTTTAAAGGAAAATTTAAGCGTTTCCCACCTGATCGGTGTGGCCTTGATTATTGCCGGAATTTCATTTGTGGCAACGGGTGAGACGCACATATGA